Proteins co-encoded in one Zalophus californianus isolate mZalCal1 chromosome 9, mZalCal1.pri.v2, whole genome shotgun sequence genomic window:
- the LOC113922846 gene encoding histone H3.3A-like, with amino-acid sequence MARTKRTARKSTGGRAPRKQLATKAARKSVPSTGGVKKPHRYKPGTVALREIRRYQKSTELLICKLPFQRLLREIAQDFKTDLRFQSAAIGVLQEASEAYLVGLFEGTNLCAIHDKRVTIMPKDIQLARRIRGERA; translated from the coding sequence ATGGCTCGTACAAAGCGGACTGCCCGCAAATCGACCGGTGGTAGAGCACCGAGGAAGCAACTGGCTACAAAAGCCGCTCGCAAGAGTGTGCCCTCTACTGGAGGGGTGAAGAAACCTCATCGTTACAAGCCTGGTACTGTGGCCCTCCGTGAAATTAGACGTTATCAGAAGTCCACCGAACTTCTGATCTGCAAACTTCCTTTCCAGCGTCTGTTGCGAGAAATTGCTCAGGACTTCAAAACAGATCTGCGCTTCCAGAGCGCGGCTATTGGTGTTTTGCAGGAAGCAAGCGAGGCCTATCTGGTTGGCCTCTTTGAAGGCACCAACCTGTGTGCTATCCATGACAAACGTGTCACAATTATGCCAAAAGACATCCAGCTAGCACGCCGCATACGTGGAGAACGTGCTTAA